The DNA sequence ATAGGTACTATTAGAGCTCGTTATGTTGCTAGTCCTTTGCAACCAGAGAGACTTTCATCCCCAAAGGCATTCTTAAAGCTTGATACCTTAAGTCACAATTATTTTATATCTAGTACCTAATATAGTTCAAAATGAGACGTGCATATAAGATTATACCTATTAATGGTTTTATATCTTTGTCAAAAACTTATATGATTCAAAATAAGACTCTAGTATAGTGCATATAAGATTATAGCTAATGATCACTTCATATCACAATGTGACAATGGCTCCATTCCTTATCTATCTAAATTGCTATATATATAGTGTTAGGTCGACTTTAAAAACATTTGAATCCATGGATAATTCATTGTTATCGGAATTCCTATCTCAACATTATAATTGATGAACTAATCTTATTGATGTTCACTCACTATTCTAAAATGTTTGTCTACATTAATAACATGTCCCAATAAACTAATTGTTTTTATTAAACTTAATTGTGGTGATAGATAAAGGGGACCGGACCAACTTCTTCCGTGTTTCACTCAAATATTTATTACTTATCTCTGTGACGTAATATATGAACACATCTTTTTCTCTAAGATGGTTTCTACGTTTGAGAATCAAGCGtaaatttagattttatattaCGTCATGTCATGTGATGATGAAACAATGCAGAACTAGATTCGATGAATTGCATCGAATACGTTACATTGAATGTGAAACTCTTCTCATCAAACTTGAATTTGATTTGCGTTTTGCATGAGATATCACTTTTTCACATTTTAATGCAATTAATAGCCTCTTGGAATTCGGACAGATTTATGTACCAACACTTATTCCCCCGCACTCAATGGTGGAAATGCGACGCTTAGTATGCTGTGTTACATTTGCTTGAAGGCAaccttttctttctctctctctccctataaAAAGGCCACgctcctactctctctctctctctctccatctcttgTTGGGGCTTCTTCTTCCGCTGCTCCACTGCGGTAGAACTATTAGTACAAGCAAGGAGAGGTACATTGTGTTTTGCGGTGGTGTGGATGAAGATGGGCGAGAGTGGCGATGCCAATCATTACAATCATATAGCCTTGACACCCGCTGAGGCGTCCTTGGAATTTAGGCTGCAACATGAAGCCTCGGAATGCTTCGACGACGATGGCCGGCTCAAGAGAACTGGTAAAGGAAACCTGTTTGTGTTTCGTCTTGGTTTACCCTCTCTGTTATCCATGTGCTTCTCACGCTGTCTGCATGCAGGGAACGTATGGACTGCAAGCGCACACATCATAACAGCGGTGATCGGTTCCGGGGTGCTGTCCCTAGCTTGGGCGATGTGCCAGCTCGGATGGGTCGCCGGCCCTGCTGTCATGCTCCTCTTCTCCTTTGTGACGTACTACACATCTGCGCTTCTCGCCGACTGCTACCGCTCCGGCGATCCCCTCACGGGCAAGCGTAACTACACCTACATGGACGCGGTCCAGGCTAATCTCAGTAAGTTCCCTCTCGCATTTTGTTCCTTCCTTCTTCCAAACAAGCGAACAGATCTAGCAACTTGTGTTTTCTTTTGATAAACAGATGGGATTAAGGTCAAGATATGTGGCTACCTCCAGTACCTCAATATTGTTGGAGTCGCCATTGGATACACAATCGCGGCTTCCATTAGCATGGTGTAAGTTGGGAAAGAACTTGCAGTCATGTTCTTCACTCGTTTAGTAGATTTCTTTTGTGTAGTTTGGTCATTTGGATTTCTTGGAGCAGGGCTATAAAGAGGTCGAATTGCTTCCACAAGATTGGGGACGACGGACTCTGCCCAGTAAACAGCAATCCTTACATGATCAtgttcggcgttgcggaggttttCTTGTCTCAGATCCCTGAGTTCGACCAGCTTTGGTGGCTCTCCATCGTGGCCGCCATCATGTCCTTTACGTACTCCTCCATCGGTCTGGCTCTTGGCATCGTCCAAGTGATCCGTAAGCCAATTTACCGTCGCTCTTGCACCGCCCGAGTTCAGCTCATGCCGACTCCGTTTTTTACTTTTGAGCTCCTGTTAACAGAGAATGGAGGATTTAGAGGCCGCCTGACGGGTGTTAGCATCGGCACCGTGAGCCAGATGGACAAGATCTGGCGGATCTTGCAAGCTTTAGGCAACATCGCCTTCGCTTACTCTTATTCCATTATACTTATTGAGATCCAGGTATTAATTCCCTACTCTCGATTCAATCCAACAGTAAAGTTCAGCCGTATCCTTCACTCGCATCGTCGTGCTGGTGTGCGCTCAGGACACGATAAAGGCTCCGCCACCATCGGAAGCAAAGGTGATGAAGAAGGCGACCCTTGTTAGCGTGGCGGTGACCACCATCTTCTACATGCTCTGCGGGTTCATGGGCTACGCCGCGTTCGGAGACTTGGCTCCCGGCAACCTCCTCACCGGATTCGGATTCTACGAACCCTACTGGCTCCTCGACATCGCTAACACCGCCATCGTCATCCACCTCGTCGGCGCCTACCAGGTCTTCTGCCAGCCGCTCTTCGCATTCGTCGAGAAATGGGCTGCCCGGGCGTGGCCGAACTCGGAATTCGTCACCAGAGAGATCCAGGTGCCCATCGCCTCCGGCACATCTTACAAGCTTAACCTCTTCAGACTAACATGGCGCGCCGTGTTCGTGATCGTGACCACCGTCATCTCGATGCTCCTGCCCTTCTTCAACGACGTGGTCGGCTTCCTTGGCGCGATCGGCTTCTGGCCGCTGACCGTGTACTTCCCCATAGAGATGTACATTGTGCAGACGAAGGTCCCGAAGTGGAGCACGAGATGGGTGTGCCTACAACTGCTGAGCTTCGCGTGCCTTATCATCACTATCGCCTCAGCCGCCGGCTCCATCGCCGGAGTAGTAAGCGATCTCAAGGTTTACAGGCCATTCAATTAACGTCTCACGGTCCACACAGAATATGTTGGATTGTTATGATCTACCATTGTTGCTGTTGCTTCTGCTGTTCCGTTTGTGTTGTAATTTGATAGTGAATACATACAAACTGTTGGGCTTCTTATTTTTTAGTTGTCAATGAAATTGATGATAAGAACATAACTTAATATTTGTTATATTCAGTTGGTTGTCATAAGAATATAAcccatgataaaaatatttattcttttagTTGCTAAGGTTGAGTATAAATCCTTGAGTGTTCTATCATCTGTATAATTAATTCAATCCTAttagtataaaaatataatttaaaaaattttatctaCTCATAACAAATGTCATAATTAAAAATTTCCTTGATATATCTAAGATCTCTTTTAATTGTTCCAAAATAATCCTTGCTAGGTCTATGAATAAACCTGGACAGCAAAGTAATTATATATGTGCTGcttctcatcttttttttttcaatttcatcatctaatataaatttattatttgtattcttacaaatttttaataaatctCTTAACATATTTTTCTTGGTACAAAACAAATTCATTTGCATCTTGAATAATTTTTATTACTTGggcttttatatatataattagttcatttaaaattttctttgtaaAATTATGTTTAAGAAATTAATTGTCGATTCTACTATACCATAGCCTaatgggatataaacaggaataacctttgtatatgaacaaatattagaagatcataatacgtagcggaattaaatggaaccacaatcaaatagaacaccaagatatacgtggataaccccttcaatgtgaagggtaaaaaccacggagcaaactagagataatccactatgagaataatgaatatacaaatctcaatctcttgtcctaaaccctagcaacaatcacaagagaataactaggatataaggatcacgtcattgtctacaatatctaaaacctccccaagtaatcacagcaagagtctactgtagatttgatctaaaatgagatgagaacactactagatgattgagaacagtttgtccttgtcttcttccctttctttctctacaTTTCTATCTTGTTTTCCTCATATTCTTTGGAATATCGTGGTTGTTTGCTTCTCCCATATTGCTGccttatttatgcctttttctgcctcaaaaaacgtagccaccacaccctccaatgttaattagggttagattaaaagGGGGTAAGTTGTGGGatgccaagcccactatgggctactAAGCCCAACATAGAACTGTAAAATGCTTTCCCAATTTATAGACCTTTTATCTTTCTACCTTTTGATTTCAACACCTTCTGGCTACTTGAAATAAAATTTCCCTTGCAACTTTTCATTCACTAAAATTGATTTAACATTAAATTGATAAACCTACTATCGTTTCTAGGTTGCCTAAGCTAACACTATTTTAATTGTATCAATTCTAGCAATTGGAGTCAAGATTTTTGAAATATCATTATCTAAATTTTGAGCATACCCTTTGATAACTAAATAAGCTTTATATTTTTACAACGAaccatcaatataaatttttgacttatacacccaattgagttcaatttcttctttttttctaagGGCAATTTTACTAGCTTCCAAGTCTTGTGTTTTTTCATTAGCTTATAGTTTATCATTCATTGCTTATACTCATTCGTTTTTTTTAGCTACAACATCAAAATAAGTAGGTTCTAAAGCAACACTTGCAATCACTAAAttgatatatttacaaaaaaatatgaaatttccTTGGAGGTGTTTTATTATCACTAGAGCGACTAGAATTagaatcactcaaaatacaagatttaatTGAGGTATTAACAATAGACAATGTATCATATGCCTTTTAGACTTCTTATTCTCCTACAACTattgaaattttaattatattaaaattttagacttcttcttcattaaaaataatattacattTTTTTAGTTGTAATTTGTAGTCAATTCcccttatatttttataaaaaataaaaaaaataaaaaaagaatgaatTCACCGCCTCTATCAATATGTCTGAGTTTTAATAAAATAACCATGTTGCTTTTCAATATAAgttttgaaattttaaaaaacaaaaaaggctCAGCATTTTATGTATAATATGCAATTATTCCTTGGTTCTCCAAGGATTTTTTgtactattttttaaaaatataaaattcacaaatagcatgtttattataatttttagtaaatcaactatcatatttttttaatttaacagTTCTAATCCACTATAATTTAGATCTACATCAGACATTAGCAACCTAACTCTCAAGCCTTGAATCCAAAATCTCGGATTTGCCCACTAATCTATCACCTCAGTAAGATTGT is a window from the Musa acuminata AAA Group cultivar baxijiao chromosome BXJ2-1, Cavendish_Baxijiao_AAA, whole genome shotgun sequence genome containing:
- the LOC104000646 gene encoding amino acid permease 3-like → MGESGDANHYNHIALTPAEASLEFRLQHEASECFDDDGRLKRTGNVWTASAHIITAVIGSGVLSLAWAMCQLGWVAGPAVMLLFSFVTYYTSALLADCYRSGDPLTGKRNYTYMDAVQANLNGIKVKICGYLQYLNIVGVAIGYTIAASISMVAIKRSNCFHKIGDDGLCPVNSNPYMIMFGVAEVFLSQIPEFDQLWWLSIVAAIMSFTYSSIGLALGIVQVIQNGGFRGRLTGVSIGTVSQMDKIWRILQALGNIAFAYSYSIILIEIQDTIKAPPPSEAKVMKKATLVSVAVTTIFYMLCGFMGYAAFGDLAPGNLLTGFGFYEPYWLLDIANTAIVIHLVGAYQVFCQPLFAFVEKWAARAWPNSEFVTREIQVPIASGTSYKLNLFRLTWRAVFVIVTTVISMLLPFFNDVVGFLGAIGFWPLTVYFPIEMYIVQTKVPKWSTRWVCLQLLSFACLIITIASAAGSIAGVVSDLKVYRPFN